The sequence gagcaaactcaaactctattatagagttactctattttagagtagaaaatagagtgatgaacaaagaaaaaacaaattactctatatttggagtaaacctatttttcactctattatagagtgagaaatagagtaccattggagcattttttactctaaactctattttagagtgaaaaatagagtggggttggagatgctcttagagcaTTATCAACCTCActatattttttcctctaaaatagagtttaaagtaaaaatactttaataaacctattttttactctatatataaagtagtttttttttgttcactctCTCTATCTTTCACTctaaatagagtaccattgtaGCAATAtccaactctattatagagttactctattttagagaaaaaattaaagtaaaccATTAGAGATGATcttatagagtaaaatatagagaaatgtcatatttttattctatatttggAGTGGAAAAGTGACATTCATCTATATTTCACTTTGTAATAGAATAACCATATTATACATGTTCGTTTCATGACCACTGACGCTATGAAACACTGACGCTAGACGCAGCGGCAATAAATTAACTTTTCATTACGGCAACGCAACACCGGTGAAGGTTCAGCCCTAACTTATTTTCAAGTCGCAGCGACAATTAAAGCTGAGCGAAAGAGACGCTGAAATTAATGGTGTCACAGTATTTCactttttttgtgtttatgtaGTTCGTCAGCGGCAATTTCAATTTTGGATTCTATTATTTTTTGTCTATGTCGCCTTACCTTTTAGTGCCGCTAGCCATGCGTCTAGCGGTTATGAAACGAATAGGggtatcttattatataaaatttggttcTTTAAAGTTgataattaacatgatcgcgacatgtgtcaattaatttattaagattGTGACATATGTTAAtttatctcataattaaaaatatatatacaaagaaaTTAACAGAAATGAATTTCattaaaaagtaattataaatattatttaatagtaattttctttttcttttaaatcctaatcaaaagataattgCAAAAGATTCTTTGATAGTAATTTTCTTtctaatattgtgacatgtgtttaagtataaaatgattaaaaatatatataataagataataaaaagaattttaaaaaatacttttaaaaattatttaatagtaaaaaaaatatttttaaaaaaatttagtagtAATTTCTTtagaaattttcctttttcaaaatcctaaaaaaaagatttgaaaacaatttatttaatataattttccttttctaaaattttaatgaaaatataattataaaaatgtcagttatatataattgttaCAAATgtcagttatatatttaaaaatatgatatgtgttaaactatcccataatcaaaaatatatactaaaatactAAAATTGATTTTTCTTGAAAATTAATTATGAATGTTATTTAATAGtcttatataataagattttgtgttaaaaaaaatataaaccaaaattaacttcACACATTTCACCTAATATGATGGTGAAATGTGTCAATTAAAAAACTAAGGGGTTACAAGAAAATACTAAGGGGTTGGCGGGTAAGTTATTAACGTTAAACTCAAGATAACGTAATTATGTGGCCGTACGTGGAAAAGAGCCAGATATCAAATATTTGTATGCATAAAATGATACGGAATATTATTGTAATAGAGACGAAATACTATGGTCtatggctttttttttttgaacaccaacTATGGTCTATGGCTTTACTGACTTTAATGGGTGTGATCGCTTTCCAATGTTTACATGATTTTGCTCTTTGATATGACTCTTGTTTCTTGGTAACAAAGTAACGTCAACAATTCATGGATTTTGAATTTGATATTGCAGGTGACATTCAACGTTTACTTCCTTTTGGCATCCCCTAGCAACGAACCACAGCTAATGTTGGTAGTTTTATTGTTGATGCTACTTTTTGTTTATCTACCAGCTACATCATATCGAACATATTGTATtgactaatttatttatatattttcatgtgttattatctgatgaagaagataatctttaattttatgagaataatctcttatcttttttttaacaccaaTGAATTATAtctctatattattatttgagaagtcaatTTTTTACGTATCGCTTTCACCTTGATTTTTAGAATAATTAATTACAATGATAATCTTAATGAATTAAGAATTATTATAATGACattattaacatttttatttaactttttctttGCTAATATTTGTTTCCAAATCACCTTATTTTGAAAAGGAAATATCTTTCATATAAACATATAgcttcttataaatataataaaaacgaatttaaatttatacaaatcaaaaataaatataatagaaaaggaaatatcttaaattaaaaataaatatatattaaatatctttaatataaacatatagcttcttataaatataataaaaacgaatttaaatttatacaaatcaaaaataaatataatagaaaaggaaatatcttaaattaaaaataaatatatattaaatttttatatttaaagtatgaaatttaattaaaacGAATTTATCTTATTCAATAAAAAGGAatagaagataaaaaaaatatcgattaaaaatattatatatgatttcTGTTAATAAcaactatttttatttcttttttaattaaatttaaataaaattttaactaaattttCCTTTTTGCACTAAATAAATTTCTAgcttaaatttcatttttttacaaTAGCACataaatacaattaaatatttacaaaatgtaaaaagatagattatatataaacaaaaatgatttttctttttattttttcaaaaacatatacaaaaaaagaaatatctataaatgttttaaatataggCATATATGTTAttgaaatacatatataaaatcatacataaatatatttatcaaccTAAGGAAAAACTAAACAAAGTATAATTAACaatattatcattattttaatctaattataaccaaaaaattatgatataatccaataaactaaaatataaatagcaaaaccaatcaaaatatgaacaatcaaaacaacaaattattatgaattatctattatatataaatttatataagttgaataattttaaaaatattacaaaatgtGTTTATTGATGCATAtctgatttaatatttattgttttcaaaatttgaaaacaacatACATCAAACTATACAAATTTTACagaatatattttcaaatataagaTGCAAATCAACATAATTTATCCAAATCTGATCATCTCATATCTATCTCTAGAATAGTTAAGTTTTGGATTTTTAACCTTAAAACtcctcaactaagtttgttttggggaAAACCccataaactaaatatttaatgaaaaaactcaaactaactttatttaatgaatttaaTCTTTGCTGGTCATAATTACAATTACTACCggtaaatatttagtttagggTTACCTATATAAacatagttgaggggttttaccattaaaataaaaaactccaaaataattatctaataattagtaactttaatttttaaaattaacatttttaaaattttctataaatatatgagtctggtttgttttaaaatcaacattatatatgtataaagtaaaaatgtaaaacccaccataacatataaaaaaattatctaaaagttTACTTGTAAAAACAATTATCTAAAAGTTAACAgtgtaaaaaacaaaaaaaatataataaacattatatcttatctaataaaaatttcataataaatctttggagattttttattatattttctggttttttactttttttttaatttatacatatataatgttgatgttaaaaacaaatcaaaactcaTATACttacagaaaattttaaaaatgctaatttttaaaatttaagttaGATGATgttattaaattttgtatttttttttaacttttaatagtAGAACCCctcaaaaatgtttatttgatGTAAAAATctctaaactaaatatttactGATAGTAAGACTAACGagtgtttaattcattaaataaaattagtttaaaagttTATTTGTTAAATCTTTAATTTAGAGGTTTTTACCCAAAATAAACTTAGTtgaagatttttaattttaacctCAAGTTTTCCTTTTTCAGAATTTGATTCCCAAAATATGTAATTAATGCTCTAAAACGTGAAACGGCGTTGTAAAAACCTCTCTCCCTTATAAATACCCCCACAAACTCAAAACCTCTCGTTCTCTTGTGCTCTCTAGCTGCAACTTTCTATTTTCGCAGCCCTAAACTCGTTTGTCTCTCGAGAATCTCTTTACTCCTTCAATCAACAATGGAATTCTGGGGTAAGATCGTCTTTATCTCGGCGTCTATTAACTCATACTTGTGCTTTCTATTCGTCTTTTAGCTTTTGTCTTGAAGTTTATCTTCGGTCGTAACCTGTTGAACCATATGTGTCATTACTTAGTTGTTTATCTATGTTCGGCTCTTGGCTTGTCTTTTTGAAGTGTATGTTCGTTTATAACCTGTTGAACCATGCATGTCCATGTTTAGTTTGTTAAGATGGTTATGTAATGTTCGGCGTCCACGTTAGCTTAGTCCTTATAAAGTTTCATGTCCTGGTTATAATTAACCTTAATTTGTTTAGATGTTCTGTTGGTAACAAGTAGTGTTTGATATGTGCAAAGGGGCTCATgttgatttatttattatttatttattggatATATGTAAACAGGAGCTGAAGTGAAGGCAGGGAAGCCACTTAAAGTGAAACCTGATGAAGACTGTGTCATCCACCTTTCACAGGTTTGCTTTCAAATAACCCTTTGAACGGTTCTCAAAAAGATTCAcgattagtttctttttttacaGTTTCTTAAATATGTCTAGGTATGTATTGATAACGGGAAAAAGGGTGAAACTGCGCTCTTGTACGTGACGGTTGATGGGAAGAGGCTTGTGATTGGAAAACTTTCTCAGGGAAGTATTCCTCAGATCAGCCTTGATCTGATATTTGACCAGGAGTTTGAGCTCTCACACTCGTTGGAGACAGGAAGTGTCCACTTCACTGGCTACAAATCGCCCAACATGGATGATCAGGAGTGTTACTCTTCTTTTGACTCTTCTTCCGAGGAGGAAGTGGAGGTCCCTGCAACTGACACTGCCAATGGGAATGCTGGAGCTGCTGCTTCGAGTGTTGTCAAGGCTGACTCGGAACCAAAGGCCAAGCCTGCTGAAGAAGTGAAGCATGAAtcagacgatgatgatgatgaaggttCTGAGAGTGGTTGCATTTGTTTTTCTAGTGGATGGATGATTGAGATGATGAGGAAGATGATTCTGGGGACAAAGAAGAAGTGATATACCTTCCCTATTACTCCTCCTTGATTCtaataactgaaaaaaaaaaactgtttgctGCAGCTTTTGGCTCTTTTGATATTTGACTCTTTGTTTTTTGATAATAATGCAAACAAAGTTAATGGCAGGAAATTTAATGATTTAGCTTTTTATAATCTCAAGAAACAAATTATCTAACCGGAAACTGGCAACATATGACAAAATTGAAATCTCTTGACATGTTTTGATCTCTGACTGGTTCCATGGACCCTGAGTTGATACTTTGAAACTTGTCCAAACGAAGGATCCTGTTATTTTACACGTACCAACAGGTCGGATACTCTCAAGTATATGTGGGTGTAAATGAACATGGTTTTCTCGCTTCAGGATCAGGCAAAGTGTTGTAATATGTTAGCAGAGACTCGATTCTCTTCTTCTATAGCTTTAAGCTTTGTGTTTCGTTTGAATTTTTTGTTGTATTGAATTTGTCTAATAAAATTAGTGAAATCTGAGCTTTATTACTAATGACGAAGAGCAAttattgaaattattttaaatgaacATTATGTGGATGAAATGTTTGTACATGTGAAGCCCTCGGGAGATTCCGAAGATGAGAAGTTTGAGCGATTGATTGAACGTCTTCTATTGGAAGGACCAGTGGCCGTATCCTTTGATTATTTCCCAAGTTACCTACTGGAAAAGTAAGTTTTGATATTTTCGAatattttctgaattttataAGCCAGTATTcttgtaaaaaataatttaaaaaaaaagacaattgaACAACTAAAACAATTTTACAAGTGGTAATTTTGATATCTTGCATAAATTTTTATGAAACATGTCTAAATTTATGTCTCTATCTTTATACTCTTTTGAAATTTATGTTTTGGATTTAATATTTTGGATTGCACATGGTGGGTTGTATGATGTTGCTACTATCACTGCAATCGTTTAAAATAGTAATGAAAGTTTATTTGGGtgatagaaaaaaaagaacatttgTTGTATTGTATTTgtctaacaaaaatattgaaatcaGAATTTTATTGCTGCTTCTAAAAGTTCTAATGATGAAGATTATGAGAATCAATAGTTTAACTGCTCTATTTTGCCAAATTCAGAGTGTGTAAATTAAATTCTGAGATTTCCAAAACGCAAATTTCCATTTAACAAGAAATATAAAACGGCGCCATATGCGCTAGCCAAAATCCgaactctcttcttcctctttcccAGTTGGCAGAACCGCAGAAGCcctaaactctttttttttgttaatctcTCAAATCTCTCGTCCTCTCGTACTCCAACAATGGAGTTTTGGGGTAAAGACAAAATTCTCTCTAGATCTTATCTCTGCTCGTATCAATTTTCATCTCTGTCTCATATATTTGGTGTTCCTCTGCTACTTTTTTTTGTCTGTATGAAGGATACAATCTGTATAGATATGTCTAAGCTATTTAGTTTCCATGTTTGATGCTCGTTTTAAGTCAAAGCTGTTTGTCTGCGTTGATTGATGTTGATTTTCTTTGTC comes from Brassica rapa cultivar Chiifu-401-42 chromosome A02, CAAS_Brap_v3.01, whole genome shotgun sequence and encodes:
- the LOC103851750 gene encoding histone deacetylase HDT2-like → MEFWGAEVKAGKPLKVKPDEDCVIHLSQVCIDNGKKGETALLYVTVDGKRLVIGKLSQGSIPQISLDLIFDQEFELSHSLETGSVHFTGYKSPNMDDQECYSSFDSSSEEEVEVPATDTANGNAGAAASSVVKADSEPKAKPAEEVKHESDDDDDEGSESGCICFSSGWMIEMMRKMILGTKKK